From the genome of Biomphalaria glabrata chromosome 1, xgBioGlab47.1, whole genome shotgun sequence, one region includes:
- the LOC106075220 gene encoding uncharacterized protein LOC106075220, giving the protein MFPMYFHVFARPSNECKERLTKEAPRTKETLTKESPPSKETLTKEAPRKKETLTKEAPRSNETLIKEAPRTKETLTKEAPRSNETLTKEAPRSNETLTKEAPRTKETLTKEAPRSNETLTKEAPRSKETLTKEAPPSKETMTKEAPPSKETLTKEAPRRNETLTKEAPRTKETLTKEAPRTKETLTKEAPRSNETLTKEAPRTKETLTKEAP; this is encoded by the exons ATGTTCCCAATGTACTTTCATGTGTTCGCTAGAC CCTCTAATGAATGCAAAGAAAGATTGACTAAAGAGGCTCCTCGAACTAAAGAAACATTGACTAAAGAGTCTCCTCCAAGTAAAGAAACATTGACTAAAGAGGCTCCtcgaaagaaagaaacattgaCTAAAGAGGCTCCTCGAAGTAATGAAACATTGATTAAAGAGGCTCCTCGAACTAAAGAAACATTGACTAAAGAGGCTCCTCGAAGTAATGAAACATTGACTAAAGAGGCTCCTCGAAGTAATGAAACATTGACTAAAGAGGCTCCTCGAACTAAAGAAACATTGACTAAAGAGGCTCCTCGAAGTAATGAAACATTGACCAAAGAGGCTCCTCGAAGTAAAGAAACATTGACTAAAGAGGCTCCTCCAAGTAAAGAAACAATGACTAAAGAGGCTCCTCCAAGTAAAGAAACATTGACTAAAGAAGCTCCACGAAGGAATGAAACATTGACTAAAGAGGCTCCTCgaacaaaagaaacattgaCTAAAGAGGCTCCTCgaacaaaagaaacattgaCTAAAGAAGCTCCACGAAGTAATGAAACATTGACTAAAGAGGCTCCTCGAACTAAAGAAACATTGACTAAAGAGGCTCCTTGA